Proteins from one Mycobacterium sp. HUMS_12744610 genomic window:
- a CDS encoding MBL fold metallo-hydrolase: protein MSSFEPVYRSRPGAEAMRPAAAERAEQIAPGLWCSPGLSNSYLLTTGDGRVIVNTGMGFEGPVHRANFDAVDSSPVRYVIITQGHVDHVGGLDSVRDPDTTVVAQANWTTWRDDNERLMPYRANRSAFAFKDTLASGIRAIQRRLGTTRLPGQSVPVVDLDFEDTLTLEVGGRRLELLSVPGGETTDSLVVWLPEERICLCGNAFGALFGHIPNLVTMRGDRYRDALTVIASVERVRELQPDLLVTGHFAPIAGAERIQDELTRLAGAVRYVHDRTVAGMNAGKDVATLMREITLPAEYEVGQGYGKVSWDVRAVWENYSGWFHHRSTTELYPVGFDAVAADVVELAGAEALVQRARAHLDADRPLHAIHLAELVPAGHAGARDVLAQAHERLLAGSTNFWETAWLKEQLARKS, encoded by the coding sequence ATGAGTAGCTTCGAACCGGTCTACCGGAGCCGGCCCGGCGCCGAGGCAATGCGCCCGGCGGCCGCCGAGCGGGCCGAGCAGATCGCCCCGGGGCTGTGGTGCTCGCCGGGCCTGTCCAACTCCTACCTGTTGACCACCGGCGACGGCCGGGTGATCGTCAACACCGGCATGGGCTTCGAGGGCCCGGTGCACCGCGCCAACTTCGACGCCGTCGACTCCTCCCCGGTGCGCTACGTGATCATCACCCAGGGCCACGTGGACCACGTCGGCGGCCTGGACAGCGTGCGCGATCCGGACACGACCGTTGTCGCGCAGGCGAACTGGACCACCTGGCGCGACGACAACGAACGGCTCATGCCCTACCGCGCCAACCGCAGCGCGTTCGCCTTCAAAGACACGCTGGCGTCGGGCATCCGCGCGATTCAGCGGCGCCTCGGCACCACGCGGCTGCCCGGCCAGAGCGTCCCCGTAGTCGACCTCGACTTCGAGGACACCCTCACCCTGGAGGTGGGAGGCCGGCGCCTGGAGCTGCTCTCCGTGCCCGGCGGCGAAACCACCGACTCGCTGGTGGTGTGGCTACCGGAGGAACGTATCTGCTTGTGCGGCAATGCCTTCGGCGCGCTGTTCGGCCACATCCCCAACCTGGTGACGATGCGCGGCGACCGCTACCGCGACGCCCTGACCGTCATCGCCTCGGTCGAGCGGGTGCGCGAGCTGCAACCGGACCTGCTGGTGACCGGTCACTTCGCGCCGATCGCGGGCGCCGAGCGCATCCAGGACGAGCTGACCCGGCTGGCGGGCGCCGTCCGGTACGTCCACGACCGGACCGTCGCCGGCATGAACGCGGGCAAAGACGTCGCGACCCTGATGCGCGAGATCACCCTGCCCGCGGAATACGAAGTGGGACAGGGCTACGGGAAGGTGTCCTGGGACGTGCGGGCGGTGTGGGAGAACTACTCGGGCTGGTTTCACCACCGGTCGACCACCGAGCTGTACCCGGTCGGGTTCGACGCCGTCGCCGCCGACGTGGTCGAGCTGGCCGGCGCCGAGGCGCTGGTGCAGCGCGCGCGGGCCCACCTGGACGCCGACCGCCCGCTGCACGCCATTCACCTGGCCGAGCTGGTGCCCGCGGGCCACGCCGGCGCCCGCGACGTGCTTGCGCAGGCCCACGAGAGGCTGTTGGCCGGCAGCACGAACTTCTGGGAAACAGCTTGGCTGAAAGAGCAATTGGCGAGGAAATCATGA
- a CDS encoding LLM class flavin-dependent oxidoreductase — MLLTVLRFNFGSPQGTPRTQGELVRIALEMAQWAESHGITSVSVDEHHATGHGWSCNPIMAAAMFLARTTTLIASVDCALGPLWHPVRLAEDIALVDNMSRGRLHTTVGLGYRTIEYDALGVDFGRRGELMDTLIARLLAVWAGTDPGGPICTGTWSRPHPPLYVGGGVRATARRAARFGLPLSLADHLPDVAAHYRRLCSDSGVKPLVIMPGRVNRGMIFLHEDPERAWAQLGEHILWEAVTYGGWSTEERSLMHLPGVRTLEEVRASGRYRFLTPQELIAEIRDSDDYGPLVMHPLVGGMPADEAWRSVQLLADKVLPAFT, encoded by the coding sequence ATGCTGCTCACGGTGTTACGCTTCAACTTCGGCTCGCCGCAGGGAACCCCACGGACGCAAGGCGAACTGGTCCGCATCGCGCTGGAGATGGCGCAGTGGGCCGAGTCGCACGGCATCACCTCGGTGAGTGTCGACGAACACCACGCGACCGGGCACGGGTGGAGCTGCAACCCGATCATGGCCGCGGCGATGTTCCTGGCGCGCACGACGACGCTGATCGCCAGCGTGGACTGCGCGCTCGGACCGCTGTGGCACCCGGTCCGGCTCGCCGAGGACATCGCCCTGGTGGACAACATGAGCCGGGGGCGGCTGCACACCACCGTCGGCCTGGGTTACCGCACGATCGAATACGACGCGCTGGGAGTCGATTTCGGCCGGCGCGGCGAGCTGATGGACACCCTGATCGCCCGGCTGCTGGCGGTGTGGGCCGGCACCGACCCCGGTGGGCCCATCTGCACCGGGACGTGGAGCCGCCCGCACCCACCGCTGTACGTCGGCGGTGGCGTGCGCGCCACGGCGAGGCGCGCGGCGCGCTTCGGCCTGCCGCTGAGCCTGGCCGACCACCTGCCCGACGTCGCCGCGCACTACCGGCGGCTGTGTTCGGACTCCGGCGTCAAGCCCCTGGTGATCATGCCCGGCCGGGTCAATCGCGGAATGATCTTCCTGCACGAGGATCCGGAGCGGGCCTGGGCGCAGCTCGGCGAGCACATCCTCTGGGAGGCGGTCACTTACGGCGGCTGGTCCACCGAGGAGCGTTCCCTGATGCACCTGCCGGGGGTGCGGACCCTCGAGGAGGTCAGGGCGTCCGGGCGATACCGGTTCCTGACGCCCCAGGAACTCATCGCCGAGATCAGGGATTCCGACGACTACGGACCGCTGGTGATGCACCCGCTCGTCGGCGGCATGCCGGCCGACGAGGCGTGGAGATCGGTCCAACTGCTGGCCGACAAAGTTTTGCCCGCGTTCACCTGA
- a CDS encoding sulfotransferase family protein, giving the protein MGSAGPDVADIDFDDLTAPRLTDVQRQILEFTEARPVDLDVGRMRADALEQAGGPEDLDEADGFADRLAAHVAAIEADDGLRQLTRGSLRQRVVRLLRNRLSLTELLRRYPEIESIRIEKPFVVVGMPRSGTTHLVNLIAADPRRRALPYWESQEPIPARGQGPDIFGVDPRYARAKAEHDALMASAPAVAAMHDRFPEAIEEEVELLDLDLAAYVLEWHARVPDWRDYYLRLDQTRHYAYLKKVLQALTFLRGPRTWVLKSPQHAEQLGPLMATFPDATVAFTHRDPVAVIQSAITMMAYSDRLRRTSIDPAWLLEYWSDRVHRLLSACVRDRDLVPAEHSIDIGFHQLGGNEMALLDELYRRGGTELTPQARVGFQRYLDGNPRGKHGRVRYDLQRHFDVSADELRGRFGFYFDRFDVRDE; this is encoded by the coding sequence ATGGGCTCTGCCGGCCCCGACGTCGCCGACATCGACTTCGACGACCTGACGGCGCCCCGGCTGACCGACGTGCAGCGCCAGATCCTGGAGTTCACCGAGGCCCGGCCCGTGGACCTCGACGTGGGCCGGATGCGCGCCGATGCGCTCGAGCAGGCGGGGGGACCCGAGGACCTGGACGAGGCCGACGGCTTCGCCGACCGGTTGGCCGCGCACGTCGCCGCCATCGAGGCCGACGACGGGCTGCGCCAGCTCACCCGCGGCTCGCTGCGGCAACGGGTGGTTCGCCTGCTGCGCAACCGGTTGTCGCTGACCGAATTGCTCCGGCGCTACCCCGAGATCGAGTCGATCCGCATCGAGAAACCGTTCGTCGTCGTCGGCATGCCGCGGTCCGGCACCACGCACCTGGTCAACCTCATCGCGGCCGACCCGCGCCGGCGCGCGCTGCCGTACTGGGAGAGCCAGGAACCCATCCCCGCCCGCGGCCAGGGGCCCGACATCTTCGGCGTCGACCCCCGCTACGCCCGGGCCAAGGCCGAACACGACGCGCTGATGGCCAGCGCCCCGGCCGTCGCGGCCATGCACGACCGCTTCCCCGAGGCGATCGAGGAGGAGGTCGAGCTGCTGGACCTCGACCTGGCCGCCTATGTGCTGGAATGGCATGCGCGCGTGCCCGATTGGCGGGACTACTACCTGCGGCTGGACCAGACGCGGCACTACGCGTACCTGAAGAAGGTGCTGCAGGCGCTGACCTTCCTGCGCGGACCGCGCACCTGGGTCCTCAAGAGCCCGCAGCACGCGGAGCAACTCGGCCCGCTGATGGCGACCTTCCCCGACGCCACGGTGGCGTTCACGCACCGCGACCCCGTCGCCGTGATCCAGTCGGCGATCACGATGATGGCCTACTCGGACCGGCTGCGCCGCACGAGCATCGACCCGGCCTGGCTGCTGGAGTACTGGAGCGACCGGGTGCACCGGCTGCTCAGCGCCTGTGTGCGCGACCGCGACCTGGTGCCGGCCGAACACAGCATTGACATCGGCTTCCATCAGCTGGGCGGAAACGAGATGGCGCTGCTCGACGAGCTCTACCGGCGCGGCGGGACAGAGCTGACCCCGCAGGCGCGCGTCGGCTTCCAGCGGTACCTCGACGGTAACCCGCGCGGCAAACACGGCCGCGTCCGTTACGACCTGCAACGCCACTTCGACGTCTCGGCCGACGAACTGCGCGGGCGTTTCGGGTTCTACTTCGACCGGTTCGACGTGCGCGATGAGTAG
- a CDS encoding VOC family protein, with protein MMTFALRPDDFYHTGIVVSDLDDAMARLSALAGYTWIAPMSYTLPFRTAAGTRELTSTFVYSLQSPHVELIQEVPDSPWTAPRGNAIHHLGYFTDDLTATARALEDNGFVFEATADVSPPGLALFAYYVDSSGTRIEIVDRSLFPDFAAFLRSAAAPEQG; from the coding sequence ATCATGACGTTTGCGCTGCGGCCGGACGACTTCTACCACACCGGCATCGTCGTGTCCGACCTCGACGACGCGATGGCGCGCCTGAGCGCGCTGGCCGGCTACACCTGGATCGCGCCGATGAGCTACACGCTGCCGTTCCGCACCGCCGCAGGCACCCGCGAACTCACCTCGACGTTCGTCTACTCGCTGCAGAGCCCGCACGTGGAGTTGATCCAAGAGGTACCCGACAGCCCGTGGACGGCACCGCGCGGCAACGCGATTCACCACCTCGGCTACTTCACCGACGACCTGACGGCGACGGCGCGCGCGCTGGAGGACAACGGCTTCGTGTTCGAAGCGACCGCCGACGTCTCGCCACCGGGGCTCGCCCTGTTCGCCTACTACGTCGACTCGTCGGGCACCCGCATCGAGATCGTCGACCGGTCGCTGTTCCCCGACTTCGCCGCGTTCCTGCGGTCCGCGGCAGCGCCGGAGCAGGGCTGA
- a CDS encoding SDR family NAD(P)-dependent oxidoreductase, protein MTYSHPDSMRGHVAIVTGAAQGVGKGIAAALLERGAAVFLVDVQAARLAATTAELARAGRVEQLVADLRDPDSAPRIVAAAVEAFGTVHGLVNNAIATNEPKRFVDITLEDLALGHDVGPRASFLLMQAVHPVMVEAGGGSIVNLGSGTGTGGDVKWGGYAAAKEAIRGMSKVAALEWGRDNIRVNVICPFAESDGVKLWKEFAPDDYAKALRRVPMRRIGDVRTDVGALVAFLLGTDASFITAQTIHVDGGIGCFR, encoded by the coding sequence ATGACCTACTCCCACCCCGACTCGATGCGCGGCCACGTCGCGATCGTCACCGGCGCCGCCCAGGGCGTGGGCAAGGGCATCGCCGCGGCGCTGCTGGAACGCGGCGCTGCGGTGTTCCTGGTCGACGTCCAGGCCGCGCGGCTGGCGGCCACCACCGCCGAACTCGCCCGGGCCGGCCGGGTCGAGCAGCTGGTCGCCGATCTGCGCGACCCCGACAGCGCGCCGCGGATCGTGGCAGCCGCGGTCGAGGCGTTCGGAACGGTGCACGGCCTGGTCAACAACGCCATCGCCACCAACGAGCCCAAGCGGTTCGTGGACATCACCCTCGAGGATCTGGCGCTCGGTCACGACGTGGGCCCGCGGGCGAGCTTTCTGCTCATGCAGGCGGTGCACCCGGTGATGGTCGAGGCGGGCGGCGGGTCGATCGTGAACCTCGGCTCCGGCACGGGCACCGGCGGCGACGTCAAGTGGGGTGGTTACGCCGCCGCCAAGGAGGCCATCCGCGGTATGTCGAAGGTCGCGGCCCTGGAGTGGGGGCGCGACAACATCCGGGTCAACGTCATCTGCCCGTTCGCCGAGTCCGACGGGGTCAAGCTGTGGAAGGAGTTCGCCCCCGACGACTATGCGAAGGCGCTGCGGCGCGTCCCGATGCGGCGCATCGGCGACGTGCGCACCGACGTCGGCGCGCTGGTCGCCTTCCTGCTCGGCACCGACGCGTCGTTCATCACCGCGCAGACCATCCACGTCGACGGCGGGATCGGCTGCTTCCGGTGA
- a CDS encoding TetR/AcrR family transcriptional regulator, with protein MTESLRDRQRAQIRADIRRAAFRLFVERGYDAVTTEEIATAAGVSVRTLFRHVSAKEDLLLAPVRHGGAAILNLLEQRPAAEPPDVALSNAIITRTRSFDRDDCAEWRAALLVAPGLLGKVSIHQPADKERAVRLTAERMGVDPDTDIRPGLLVHLAFAAADFAFQTWVRHAGKPLDRYVTEALDAVTGPHWRRAG; from the coding sequence GTGACGGAGTCGCTGCGCGACCGGCAGCGCGCCCAGATCCGGGCCGACATCCGGCGGGCGGCGTTCCGGTTGTTCGTCGAACGCGGCTACGACGCGGTGACGACCGAGGAAATCGCCACGGCGGCGGGCGTTTCGGTGCGCACGCTGTTCCGGCACGTGTCCGCCAAGGAGGATCTGCTGCTGGCGCCGGTCCGGCACGGCGGCGCCGCGATCCTCAACCTGCTCGAGCAGCGGCCCGCGGCCGAACCACCCGACGTCGCGCTGAGCAACGCGATCATCACCCGCACGCGCTCGTTCGACCGCGACGACTGCGCGGAGTGGCGAGCGGCGCTGCTGGTGGCCCCCGGCCTGCTCGGCAAGGTCAGCATCCACCAGCCGGCCGACAAGGAGCGCGCGGTCAGGCTGACCGCCGAGCGGATGGGCGTCGACCCCGACACCGACATCCGCCCGGGCCTGTTGGTCCACCTCGCCTTCGCGGCCGCCGATTTCGCCTTCCAGACCTGGGTCCGCCACGCGGGCAAGCCGCTGGACCGCTACGTCACCGAGGCGCTCGACGCGGTCACGGGGCCGCACTGGAGACGGGCCGGATAG
- a CDS encoding Pls/PosA family non-ribosomal peptide synthetase: protein MTGPAPARAPADVPAQYLLSSAAPSPRTLIDIVYATAARFPDAPAIDDGTVQLTYGELIGDMEASVEWLAARGIGRGDRIGIRMPSGSYALYVAILATLATGAAYVPVDADDPDERAELVFGAADVVAVITEAGLLRGPGASRGWRATAPMTRDDAWIIFTSGSTGTPKGVAVTHRSAAAFVDAEAQLFLQDSPIGPGDRVLGGLSVAFDASCEEMWLAWRHGACLVPAPRSLVRSGMDLGPWLVTRDVTVVSTVPALAALWPAEALEAVRLLIFGGEACPAELAERLAVDGREVWNTYGPTEATVVACAARLDGGGPISIGLPLPGWDLAVVDADGCPVGYGEVGELVIGGVGLARYLDEDKDAEKYAPLPTLGWGRAYRSGDLVRLEPDGLYFCGRGDDQVKVGGRRIELGEVDAALVGLPGVGGAAAAVRHTATGTPVLVGYLVSADPAFDLHEARLRLAERLPAALVPRLVRIEELPTRTSGKVDRDALPWPPPGGDPDASADLGGTTGWLAGLWRDLLGSAVHGPEVDFFALGGGSLAAAQLVAGLRRRYPQVTVADLYDHPRLGSLASFLDELEPPPPVTERAVRPTPRLTQAAQTVLSVPLATLAALPWVTWLALGNGVARALHVVPWTVAVNWWLVAVAFLAFVTPVGRMGIAVLCARMLLSAVRPGTYRRGGSVHLRVWLAERVAEACGAHNLSGAPWLVYYARALGANVGKGVDLHSLPPVTGLLTLGHRSAVEPEVDLCGHWVDGDEFHIGTITVGDDATVGARTTLMPGAVVGKNADVAPGSGVVDKIKNGQYWKGSPAVKSGRVKHPWPDERPPRRSRWVAMYGLTSLGLAALPMIAAASGVTVIAAAVRHTRRLSDAVPPALLWTPVAALAAATVYALLTVAAVRALSIGLTEGYHPVRSRAGWQLWATERLMDAARNYLFPLYAGLLTPAWLRLLGARVGRGTEISTVLPIPKFTVIEDGAFLADDTRVASYELGGGYIHAATTTVGRRAFLGNSGITQPGRRVPDDGLVAVLSAAPPKAKRGSSWLGSPPMRLRRRPTEADAATTYDPPARLKVRRAVVETCRLLPVVVTVGIGLAVLGALQALARIFGVWAAALCGGLVLLAAGTVAGAVTVAAKWLTVGRIRASEYPLWSSFVWRNEVCDTFVETVAAPWFARAAVGTPLLTLWLRALGARVGRGTWCETYWLPEADLVTLGSGSTVNRGCVVQTHLFHDRIMRMDSVVLEPGATLGPHCVALPATRIGAGATVGPASLVVRGDKVPGSTRWQGNPIKPWGAGRKKGRAKNSAKRGAAA from the coding sequence GTGACAGGACCGGCACCGGCACGAGCCCCGGCGGACGTTCCGGCTCAGTACCTGCTGTCGTCCGCCGCGCCGAGCCCGCGCACGCTCATCGACATCGTCTATGCGACCGCCGCGCGTTTCCCGGACGCGCCCGCCATCGACGACGGCACCGTGCAGCTCACCTACGGCGAGCTGATCGGCGACATGGAGGCCAGCGTCGAGTGGCTGGCCGCTCGGGGCATCGGCCGCGGCGACCGGATCGGCATCCGCATGCCCTCGGGCAGCTACGCGCTGTACGTGGCGATCCTGGCGACGCTGGCCACCGGGGCGGCGTACGTGCCGGTCGACGCCGACGACCCCGACGAGCGGGCGGAGCTGGTGTTCGGTGCGGCCGACGTGGTCGCGGTGATCACCGAGGCGGGCCTGCTGCGGGGCCCCGGGGCGTCGCGCGGCTGGCGCGCGACGGCGCCCATGACCCGCGACGACGCGTGGATCATCTTCACCTCCGGATCGACCGGCACCCCGAAGGGCGTGGCAGTCACGCACCGCAGCGCCGCCGCGTTCGTCGACGCCGAGGCGCAGCTGTTCCTGCAGGACAGCCCGATCGGGCCCGGCGACCGGGTGCTGGGCGGGCTGTCGGTGGCCTTCGACGCGTCGTGCGAGGAGATGTGGCTGGCCTGGCGGCACGGCGCCTGCCTGGTCCCCGCGCCGCGCTCGCTGGTGCGCAGCGGGATGGACCTGGGTCCGTGGCTGGTCACCCGCGACGTGACCGTGGTCTCCACGGTGCCGGCGCTGGCCGCGCTGTGGCCCGCCGAGGCGCTGGAGGCGGTGCGGCTGCTGATCTTCGGCGGCGAGGCCTGTCCCGCGGAGCTGGCCGAGCGCCTCGCCGTCGACGGACGGGAGGTGTGGAACACCTACGGCCCCACCGAGGCGACGGTGGTCGCCTGCGCGGCCAGGCTCGACGGGGGCGGGCCGATCAGCATCGGGCTGCCGTTGCCCGGATGGGACCTGGCCGTCGTCGACGCCGACGGCTGCCCGGTCGGCTACGGCGAGGTCGGCGAGCTGGTGATCGGCGGGGTGGGCCTGGCCCGCTACCTCGACGAGGACAAAGACGCCGAGAAGTACGCCCCCCTGCCCACGCTGGGCTGGGGGCGCGCCTACCGCAGCGGTGACCTGGTGCGGCTGGAACCCGACGGGCTGTATTTCTGCGGGCGCGGCGACGACCAGGTCAAGGTCGGGGGCCGCCGCATCGAGCTGGGCGAGGTCGACGCCGCGCTGGTCGGCCTGCCGGGGGTCGGCGGCGCGGCGGCGGCGGTCCGCCACACCGCGACGGGAACGCCGGTGCTGGTCGGCTACCTCGTCAGCGCCGATCCGGCGTTCGACCTGCACGAGGCGCGCCTGCGGCTGGCCGAACGGCTGCCCGCCGCGCTGGTGCCCCGGCTGGTGCGGATCGAGGAGCTGCCCACCCGGACGTCGGGCAAGGTCGACCGCGACGCGCTGCCCTGGCCGCCGCCCGGCGGGGACCCCGACGCGAGCGCCGATCTGGGCGGCACGACGGGCTGGCTGGCCGGGCTGTGGCGCGACCTGCTCGGATCGGCGGTGCACGGCCCGGAGGTGGACTTCTTCGCCCTCGGCGGCGGGTCGCTGGCCGCCGCGCAGCTCGTCGCCGGGTTGCGGCGACGGTATCCGCAGGTCACCGTCGCCGACCTGTACGACCATCCCCGGCTGGGCTCGCTGGCCTCGTTCCTCGACGAGCTGGAGCCGCCGCCCCCGGTCACCGAGCGGGCGGTCCGCCCGACCCCGCGGCTGACCCAGGCCGCCCAGACCGTGCTGTCGGTGCCGTTGGCGACGCTGGCGGCGCTGCCGTGGGTGACGTGGCTCGCGCTCGGGAACGGTGTGGCCCGCGCGCTGCACGTGGTGCCGTGGACCGTCGCGGTCAACTGGTGGCTCGTCGCGGTGGCGTTCCTCGCGTTCGTCACGCCGGTCGGCCGGATGGGCATCGCGGTGCTGTGCGCGCGCATGCTGCTGTCGGCGGTGCGGCCGGGCACCTACCGCCGCGGCGGGTCGGTGCACCTGCGGGTGTGGCTGGCCGAGCGGGTGGCCGAGGCCTGCGGGGCGCACAACCTGTCGGGCGCGCCGTGGCTGGTGTACTACGCCCGCGCGCTGGGCGCCAACGTCGGCAAAGGCGTGGACCTGCACTCGCTGCCCCCCGTCACCGGGTTGCTGACCCTCGGGCACCGCAGCGCGGTGGAACCCGAGGTGGACCTGTGCGGGCACTGGGTCGACGGCGACGAGTTCCACATCGGCACGATCACCGTCGGCGACGACGCGACGGTCGGCGCCCGGACCACGCTGATGCCCGGCGCGGTCGTCGGTAAGAACGCCGACGTGGCCCCCGGCTCCGGGGTGGTCGACAAGATCAAGAACGGGCAGTACTGGAAGGGCTCGCCCGCGGTGAAGTCTGGCCGGGTCAAACACCCGTGGCCCGACGAGCGGCCGCCCCGCCGATCCCGGTGGGTCGCGATGTACGGGCTGACGTCGCTGGGGCTCGCCGCGTTGCCGATGATCGCCGCCGCGAGCGGCGTCACGGTAATCGCGGCGGCGGTGCGCCACACCCGCCGGCTCTCGGACGCGGTGCCGCCGGCGCTGCTGTGGACGCCGGTCGCGGCGCTGGCCGCGGCGACGGTGTACGCGCTGCTGACCGTGGCGGCGGTGCGGGCGCTCTCGATCGGGCTGACCGAGGGCTACCACCCGGTGCGCAGCCGGGCCGGCTGGCAGCTGTGGGCGACCGAGCGGCTCATGGACGCCGCGCGCAACTACCTCTTTCCTCTGTATGCCGGACTGCTGACACCGGCGTGGCTGCGGTTGCTGGGCGCGCGGGTCGGCCGCGGCACCGAGATCTCCACGGTGTTGCCGATCCCGAAGTTCACGGTGATCGAGGACGGGGCGTTCCTGGCCGACGACACCAGGGTGGCCTCCTACGAGCTCGGCGGCGGCTATATCCACGCGGCCACGACCACCGTGGGCCGGCGCGCGTTCCTCGGCAACTCCGGCATCACCCAGCCGGGCCGCCGGGTGCCCGACGACGGGCTGGTCGCGGTGCTCTCGGCCGCACCGCCCAAGGCCAAACGCGGCTCGTCATGGCTGGGCAGCCCCCCGATGCGGCTGCGCCGGCGCCCCACCGAGGCCGACGCGGCCACCACCTACGACCCGCCGGCGCGGCTCAAGGTTCGGCGCGCGGTGGTGGAGACCTGCCGGCTGCTGCCCGTGGTGGTGACGGTCGGGATCGGGCTGGCGGTGCTGGGTGCGCTGCAGGCGCTGGCGCGGATCTTCGGCGTCTGGGCGGCCGCGTTGTGCGGCGGGCTGGTGCTGCTGGCGGCGGGCACCGTCGCGGGGGCCGTCACGGTCGCCGCCAAATGGCTGACCGTGGGGCGGATCCGGGCCAGCGAGTACCCGCTGTGGTCGTCGTTCGTCTGGCGCAACGAGGTCTGCGACACCTTCGTCGAGACTGTCGCCGCGCCGTGGTTCGCCCGCGCGGCCGTCGGCACGCCGCTGCTGACCCTGTGGCTGCGCGCGCTGGGCGCCCGCGTCGGGCGGGGCACGTGGTGCGAAACCTATTGGCTGCCCGAGGCGGATCTCGTCACGCTCGGCTCCGGCAGCACGGTCAACCGGGGCTGTGTGGTGCAGACGCATCTGTTCCACGACCGGATCATGCGCATGGACAGCGTCGTGCTCGAACCCGGCGCCACGCTCGGGCCGCACTGCGTGGCGCTGCCGGCCACCCGGATCGGGGCCGGGGCGACCGTGGGCCCGGCGTCGCTGGTGGTGCGCGGCGACAAGGTGCCGGGATCGACTCGCTGGCAAGGCAATCCGATCAAACCGTGGGGGGCGGGCCGCAAGAAGGGCCGGGCCAAGAACTCGGCGAAGCGGGGCGCCGCGGCGTGA
- a CDS encoding dihydrodipicolinate reductase, translated as MGEPSKLRVIQWATGGVGKAAIACVLNHPQLELAGCWVHSADKNGRDVGEILGTGPLGVTATTSVEEVLATDADCVMYSPLIPADEEVIAILRSGKNVVTPVGWVYPDATNPRVKAIADAALEAGVTLHGSGIHPGGITERFPLMVSSLSSAVTHVRAEEFSDIRTYNAPDVVRHIMGFGGTPEEAVQGPMAGLLEAGFKMSVRMVADHMGFRIDPDIRTIQEIAVATADIDYDPFPITPGSVAARRFRWEALVDGEPVITAAVNWLMGEENLEPNWNFGGRGERFEVEITGDPTVSLTFKGLQPETIAEGLQKNPGVVATANHCVNAIPDVCAAGPGIKTYLDLPLLAGRPAPHLAR; from the coding sequence ATGGGTGAGCCGTCCAAGCTTCGCGTGATCCAGTGGGCGACAGGGGGGGTCGGGAAGGCCGCCATCGCCTGCGTGCTCAACCACCCGCAACTCGAACTTGCGGGATGCTGGGTGCACTCCGCGGACAAGAACGGCCGCGACGTCGGCGAGATCCTGGGCACCGGCCCGCTCGGCGTCACCGCCACCACCAGCGTCGAGGAGGTGCTGGCCACCGACGCCGACTGCGTGATGTACAGCCCGCTGATCCCCGCCGACGAAGAGGTCATCGCGATCCTGCGGTCGGGCAAGAACGTCGTCACCCCCGTCGGCTGGGTGTACCCCGACGCAACGAACCCCCGCGTCAAGGCCATCGCCGACGCCGCGCTCGAGGCCGGGGTGACCCTGCACGGGTCCGGCATCCACCCCGGCGGCATCACCGAGCGCTTCCCGCTCATGGTGTCCTCGCTGTCGTCGGCCGTCACGCACGTGCGCGCCGAGGAGTTCTCCGACATCCGCACCTACAACGCCCCCGACGTGGTGCGCCACATCATGGGCTTCGGCGGTACCCCCGAGGAGGCGGTGCAGGGACCGATGGCCGGGCTGCTCGAAGCGGGCTTCAAGATGTCGGTGCGAATGGTGGCCGACCACATGGGCTTTCGGATCGATCCGGACATCAGGACCATCCAGGAGATCGCCGTGGCCACCGCCGACATCGACTACGACCCCTTCCCGATCACCCCGGGGTCCGTCGCCGCGCGCCGGTTCCGCTGGGAGGCGCTGGTCGACGGGGAGCCGGTCATCACGGCGGCGGTCAACTGGCTGATGGGCGAAGAGAACCTGGAACCGAACTGGAACTTCGGCGGCCGCGGCGAACGCTTCGAGGTCGAGATCACCGGCGACCCCACGGTGAGCCTGACGTTCAAGGGGCTGCAGCCGGAAACCATCGCCGAAGGGCTGCAGAAGAATCCGGGCGTGGTGGCCACGGCCAACCACTGCGTCAACGCCATCCCCGACGTGTGCGCGGCCGGCCCCGGCATCAAGACCTACCTGGACCTGCCGCTGCTCGCCGGGCGCCCGGCCCCACACCTGGCGCGGTGA